In the Xiamenia xianingshaonis genome, one interval contains:
- the sstT gene encoding serine/threonine transporter SstT: MDTVKRLAKAWNDISLIKRIIVGLVIGVVLALVVPGNEWIALLGTIFVNALKAVAPVLVFFLVISALANAQGAKGMKTIIILYAVSTVVAAVVAAIACYLFPLTITLAGAAEDTAAPSGVGEVLTTIVLKLFDNPVAALTNGNYLGILAWAVALGIALRACSDGVKGTFLSISDAVSKIVRWVISLAPFGILGLVYTSVSENGMEIFTEYGALILVLVACMVVIAVGTNPLIVWFCLRKNPYPLVLRCLKDSGITAFFTRSSAANIPVNMELCRKLGLNKDTYGVSIPLGATINMAGAAVTITVMAMTAANTVGVSVAPITAIILCVLAAVSACGASGVAGGSLLLIPLACSLFGIGQDISMQVVAVGFIIGVIQDSCETGLNSSSDVLFTATADYMERKKAGKPFKLGKDDFSLNEIN, from the coding sequence ATGGATACCGTCAAGAGGCTCGCGAAAGCGTGGAACGACATCAGCCTCATCAAGCGCATCATCGTTGGCTTGGTGATCGGCGTGGTGTTGGCGCTCGTGGTGCCGGGCAACGAATGGATCGCGCTTTTGGGCACGATCTTCGTGAACGCGCTGAAAGCCGTCGCCCCCGTATTGGTGTTCTTCCTGGTCATCAGCGCATTGGCCAATGCGCAAGGCGCCAAGGGCATGAAGACCATCATCATTTTGTACGCCGTGAGCACCGTCGTGGCCGCCGTTGTGGCCGCCATTGCCTGCTACCTGTTCCCGCTGACGATCACGCTTGCCGGCGCGGCTGAAGACACGGCGGCGCCCTCGGGCGTGGGAGAAGTGCTCACCACCATCGTTCTGAAGCTGTTCGACAACCCGGTGGCCGCCTTGACCAACGGCAACTACCTGGGCATCCTCGCCTGGGCAGTCGCTTTAGGCATTGCGCTGCGCGCGTGCAGCGACGGCGTGAAAGGCACGTTCCTGTCCATTTCCGACGCCGTGTCCAAAATCGTGCGCTGGGTCATCAGCCTGGCGCCGTTCGGCATCCTCGGCCTGGTGTACACCTCGGTCAGCGAAAACGGCATGGAGATCTTCACCGAGTACGGCGCGCTCATTCTGGTGCTGGTCGCCTGCATGGTCGTCATCGCCGTGGGCACCAACCCGCTCATCGTGTGGTTCTGCCTGCGCAAGAACCCCTACCCGCTCGTGCTGCGCTGCCTGAAGGATTCCGGCATCACGGCGTTTTTCACCCGCAGCTCGGCCGCGAACATCCCCGTCAACATGGAGCTGTGCCGCAAGCTTGGCCTGAACAAGGACACCTACGGCGTGTCCATCCCGCTCGGCGCCACCATCAACATGGCGGGCGCGGCGGTGACCATCACCGTCATGGCCATGACGGCCGCCAACACGGTGGGCGTCAGCGTTGCGCCGATCACGGCCATCATTTTGTGCGTGCTGGCCGCCGTGTCGGCCTGCGGCGCCTCGGGCGTTGCCGGCGGGTCGCTGCTGCTCATTCCGCTGGCCTGCTCGCTGTTCGGCATCGGCCAGGACATTTCCATGCAGGTCGTGGCCGTCGGCTTCATCATCGGCGTCATCCAGGACTCCTGCGAGACCGGCCTCAACTCTTCTTCGGACGTGCTGTTCACCGCCACGGCCGACTACATGGAGCGCAAAAAGGCCGGCAAGCCGTTCAAGCTCGGCAAGGACGACTTCAGCCTGAACGAGATCAACTAG
- the tig gene encoding trigger factor: METKVEKLEDGQAKVTVTIDGKDVADRIKKTYKDFANRYNFPGFRKGKAPRKVIDTAVGKDAVAATVTDEIVNGSYPLAIDDARLYPISRPTFGETDLVRDGEPYSFDFTVALKPEFELTSYDNVEIELPFAEATEKEIEQQIESLREHYATYENSPANTKVKPDSHIELSMKATDDAGEPIPSLTAESRPYSLGGNLFPAEFDEQLLGLKKGQTAEFELAMPEDAPIMLSALQGKTEKVNFEVEIIAVKRQVIPELTDEWVKEVLSFDTVEDFRKGVADSITAQKGDILPRLKENACLEAVAERLVGEVPESLAEETESTLLQDFFQQLQAQGTSLDMYLAMQGITADQFKADVKQQAQDMAKQDMALDAWAKHYGIEATDEDVAEEFAKTGVEDPLALQAEWRQNGQLYLVRQGTLRAKAVSDLMDKAVVTEVESLTEQKDEKPKKAAKKSSKKAEKKEEEPAAEAE; this comes from the coding sequence GTGGAAACTAAAGTTGAAAAACTTGAAGACGGCCAAGCCAAGGTGACGGTTACGATCGACGGCAAGGACGTGGCCGATCGCATCAAGAAGACTTACAAGGATTTCGCGAACCGCTACAATTTCCCGGGCTTTCGCAAGGGCAAGGCTCCGCGCAAGGTCATCGACACCGCCGTGGGCAAGGACGCGGTCGCCGCGACCGTGACCGACGAGATCGTGAACGGGTCCTACCCGCTGGCCATCGATGACGCGCGTCTCTATCCCATCTCGCGCCCGACGTTCGGCGAGACCGACCTGGTTCGCGACGGCGAGCCCTACAGCTTCGACTTCACGGTCGCGCTCAAGCCGGAATTCGAGCTGACGAGCTATGACAACGTGGAGATCGAGCTGCCGTTCGCCGAGGCCACCGAAAAGGAGATCGAGCAGCAGATCGAAAGCCTGCGCGAGCACTACGCCACCTACGAGAATTCTCCGGCCAACACGAAGGTCAAGCCCGACAGCCACATCGAGCTTTCCATGAAGGCTACCGACGACGCCGGCGAGCCCATCCCGTCGCTGACCGCCGAAAGCCGTCCCTACAGCTTGGGCGGCAACCTTTTCCCGGCCGAGTTCGACGAGCAGCTCCTGGGGCTCAAGAAGGGCCAGACGGCCGAATTCGAGCTCGCCATGCCCGAAGACGCCCCCATCATGCTCTCGGCGCTGCAGGGCAAGACGGAAAAGGTCAATTTCGAAGTTGAGATCATCGCGGTGAAGCGCCAGGTCATCCCCGAGCTTACCGACGAGTGGGTCAAAGAGGTCCTGTCGTTCGACACGGTCGAGGACTTCCGCAAGGGCGTGGCCGACTCCATCACCGCGCAGAAGGGCGACATCCTGCCGCGCCTCAAGGAAAACGCGTGCCTGGAAGCCGTCGCCGAGCGCCTGGTGGGCGAGGTCCCCGAGAGCCTGGCCGAAGAAACCGAGTCCACGCTGCTGCAGGACTTCTTCCAGCAGCTGCAGGCCCAAGGCACCAGCCTTGACATGTACCTGGCCATGCAGGGCATCACGGCCGACCAGTTCAAGGCCGACGTGAAGCAGCAGGCCCAGGACATGGCGAAGCAGGACATGGCGCTCGACGCGTGGGCGAAGCACTACGGCATCGAAGCCACCGACGAGGACGTGGCCGAGGAATTCGCGAAGACCGGCGTGGAAGACCCGCTGGCCCTGCAGGCCGAATGGCGCCAGAACGGCCAGCTGTACCTGGTGCGTCAGGGCACGCTGCGCGCGAAGGCCGTGAGCGACCTGATGGACAAGGCCGTCGTCACCGAGGTGGAAAGCCTGACCGAGCAGAAGGACGAAAAGCCGAAGAAGGCTGCGAAGAAGTCTTCCAAGAAGGCCGAGAAGAAGGAAGAGGAGCCGGCGGCTGAGGCTGAATAG